In one Thermosipho ferrireducens genomic region, the following are encoded:
- a CDS encoding xanthine dehydrogenase family protein molybdopterin-binding subunit produces MKYIGKKVKRIDGAAKVQGTARYAADYYFHNMLYGAVVYANKPHGILKKIDTTEAEKLPGVVYVATYKDVPGSNKFGIVTKDMNFLVPEGDKVRFEGDVIALVAAETPEIAQKAAELVKFEIEDLPPVLTIDEALKDDPVVNGKTNVAFHRKIRKGDVSKAFKEADLIIEMDFETGYQEHAYLEPQGAVAFYTPEDILEIYVTAQCPFYVQEDVASILNLPLNKINVIQTETGGGFGGKEDVPSYIAAKPALLSYLTKRPVKIIYTREMDIKETSKRHPSKSKYKVAFKKDGTLIAVETSVYLDMGAYSTLSPIVMYRTTIHSCGAYKVPNVYVDVYAIYTNKVPCGAFRGFGSPQVLFAMEAIMDEAAKKLGIDPYEIRYKNALDINEETATGHKLVSSVGAKKTLERVYKMSDYLNLKEKVEKYNKSNTYKKLGLGWSHIFYGVSLGSGGQHLDGAGAKVHVHSDGTINVMIGNTEMGQGAKTTMAIIAAEVLGQDVSKIHVMQPQTLVVQDSGPTVASRTTVFSGNAVKIAAEKIKSNMKTFLSNYFGVGHNEIVFENGKCYIRDKIFSFDEIATLCNNNNVKLVEMGWFETPKLHFDHENGIGEAYVTYTFSTQLSLVEVDLLTGKIQLKEAWVCHDIGKVINYDGAVGQVHGGVVQGMGYAVMEEIKMNNGQIITNNFNNYLIPTVKDVPENIHVDFVEDMYPEGPFGAKGLGEPSLMSSPPSVANAVSHALGKRIRKIPIAMEDII; encoded by the coding sequence GTGAAGTATATAGGTAAGAAAGTTAAGCGAATAGATGGGGCTGCCAAAGTACAGGGGACTGCCAGATATGCTGCTGATTATTATTTTCATAATATGCTTTATGGTGCAGTGGTGTATGCAAACAAACCTCACGGAATTCTTAAGAAAATTGACACTACAGAAGCAGAGAAATTGCCCGGAGTAGTATATGTTGCTACTTATAAAGACGTTCCTGGAAGTAATAAATTTGGAATAGTTACAAAGGATATGAATTTTTTAGTTCCAGAGGGTGATAAAGTTCGATTTGAAGGAGACGTTATAGCATTGGTAGCAGCTGAAACACCTGAAATAGCACAAAAGGCAGCAGAACTTGTAAAATTCGAAATAGAAGATTTGCCCCCAGTTCTTACAATTGATGAAGCGTTGAAAGACGATCCAGTTGTCAATGGCAAAACTAATGTGGCGTTTCATCGAAAAATAAGAAAGGGTGATGTGAGCAAAGCATTTAAAGAAGCTGATCTTATTATTGAAATGGATTTTGAGACAGGTTATCAGGAACATGCTTACCTTGAACCTCAAGGAGCTGTTGCGTTTTATACACCGGAAGATATTCTGGAAATTTACGTGACAGCACAATGTCCTTTTTATGTTCAGGAAGATGTCGCATCTATTTTGAATCTTCCCCTTAATAAAATAAACGTGATTCAAACAGAAACAGGTGGTGGTTTTGGTGGAAAAGAAGACGTTCCATCTTATATTGCTGCAAAGCCAGCGTTGCTATCATATCTTACAAAAAGACCGGTAAAAATTATTTATACAAGGGAAATGGATATAAAGGAAACGAGTAAAAGGCATCCGAGCAAATCAAAATACAAAGTTGCTTTTAAAAAGGATGGGACGTTAATTGCTGTTGAAACGTCGGTCTATCTTGATATGGGCGCTTATTCGACACTTTCGCCTATTGTTATGTATCGAACGACAATACATTCATGCGGTGCTTATAAAGTTCCAAATGTTTATGTGGATGTTTACGCCATATATACGAATAAAGTTCCATGTGGAGCATTCAGGGGATTTGGCTCGCCTCAGGTTTTATTTGCAATGGAGGCTATAATGGACGAAGCTGCCAAAAAACTTGGAATTGATCCTTATGAAATCAGATATAAGAATGCTCTGGATATAAATGAAGAAACAGCCACCGGCCATAAACTTGTATCTTCAGTTGGAGCTAAAAAAACATTAGAGCGAGTTTACAAAATGTCAGATTATCTGAATTTAAAAGAAAAGGTAGAGAAATACAATAAATCTAATACTTACAAAAAATTAGGACTTGGCTGGTCACACATATTTTATGGAGTAAGTCTTGGTTCTGGTGGGCAACACCTTGATGGCGCAGGCGCGAAAGTTCATGTGCATTCGGATGGGACTATAAATGTCATGATAGGAAATACTGAAATGGGTCAGGGAGCAAAAACAACCATGGCAATTATAGCCGCGGAAGTTCTTGGTCAGGATGTTTCTAAAATACATGTTATGCAACCTCAAACTCTTGTTGTTCAGGATAGTGGTCCTACTGTAGCGTCACGAACAACGGTATTCAGTGGAAATGCCGTAAAAATTGCTGCGGAAAAAATAAAAAGTAATATGAAAACGTTCCTTTCAAATTATTTTGGAGTTGGACATAATGAAATAGTTTTTGAAAATGGAAAATGCTATATACGTGATAAGATCTTTTCTTTTGACGAAATTGCTACCTTATGCAACAATAACAACGTGAAACTTGTGGAAATGGGATGGTTTGAAACACCAAAACTTCACTTTGACCACGAAAATGGAATAGGTGAAGCCTATGTTACTTACACTTTTAGTACTCAACTTTCTTTAGTAGAAGTTGATCTTTTAACTGGAAAAATTCAATTAAAAGAGGCTTGGGTTTGCCATGATATTGGAAAAGTCATAAACTATGATGGAGCCGTTGGACAGGTGCATGGAGGAGTAGTTCAGGGGATGGGCTACGCTGTTATGGAAGAAATCAAGATGAACAATGGACAAATTATTACAAACAACTTTAATAACTATTTAATTCCAACGGTGAAAGATGTTCCAGAAAATATACATGTGGATTTTGTGGAAGATATGTATCCTGAAGGTCCTTTTGGAGCAAAAGGGTTGGGAGAACCTTCGTTAATGAGTTCTCCACCTTCAGTTGCTAACGCAGTTTCACATGCTTTAGGAAAAAGAATACGGAAAATACCAATTGCAATGGAGGATATAATCTAA
- a CDS encoding flagellin N-terminal helical domain-containing protein produces the protein MRINHNLSALNAWRQISLTNDSMRKTLEKLSSGLRINRASDDAAGLAISEKMRGQINGLNMAIKNSQDAISLIQTAEGALNEIHSILQRIRELAVQASSDTNTDVDRDSLQAEIDQLRSEIDRIARSTEFNTKKLLNGNLESFRASADGKVVNGGMINLTLNTVGTNAVDGTYLIEVGQFSGSATSALDARITLITAGGTTSKVVNFSSGVGTIGNVTLRWDGTSLTLSDFGSSLPVNEVVDAAVARIEGVNTTGNQLIFQIGANEGANMVSGIDAVDSKNLGLISSVVDVTSQDNAERTISVVDAAIHKVSTVRSQLGAVQNRLEHTIANLGVAVENLTASESRIRDADMAKEMMEFTKHQIIVQSGMAMLAQANTLPQNILQLLRG, from the coding sequence GTGCGTATAAACCATAATTTAAGTGCTCTTAATGCCTGGAGACAAATAAGTTTGACAAATGACAGTATGAGAAAAACTCTTGAAAAGCTTTCCTCGGGATTACGCATAAATAGGGCCTCTGATGATGCAGCGGGATTAGCAATAAGCGAGAAAATGAGGGGACAGATTAATGGTTTAAACATGGCCATTAAAAATTCACAGGACGCTATTTCACTAATCCAAACAGCTGAAGGAGCGTTAAATGAAATCCACTCAATTCTTCAAAGAATAAGAGAACTGGCAGTTCAAGCTTCTTCTGATACTAACACCGATGTTGATAGAGATAGTTTACAGGCAGAAATAGATCAATTGAGATCAGAAATTGATAGAATAGCTCGTTCAACAGAATTTAATACCAAGAAACTTCTTAATGGAAATCTCGAGAGTTTTCGCGCTTCTGCAGATGGTAAAGTAGTGAATGGCGGAATGATAAATTTGACTTTGAATACTGTAGGAACAAACGCAGTTGATGGGACTTATTTAATAGAAGTTGGGCAATTTTCAGGTTCTGCAACGAGTGCGCTGGATGCAAGAATAACACTTATTACTGCTGGTGGAACCACGTCTAAGGTTGTGAATTTTAGCAGTGGAGTTGGAACAATAGGAAATGTGACTTTAAGATGGGACGGTACCAGTTTAACTCTTTCAGATTTTGGTTCTTCTTTGCCAGTAAACGAAGTAGTTGATGCAGCGGTTGCCAGAATTGAAGGTGTAAATACAACTGGCAATCAATTGATTTTTCAGATAGGTGCTAATGAAGGAGCTAATATGGTTTCAGGTATAGATGCAGTGGATTCAAAGAATCTTGGTCTTATTAGTTCAGTAGTTGATGTAACTTCTCAGGATAATGCGGAAAGGACTATAAGTGTTGTGGATGCGGCTATTCATAAGGTTAGTACCGTTAGATCACAACTTGGTGCTGTGCAGAACAGACTGGAACATACTATAGCTAATCTTGGCGTAGCTGTGGAAAACCTCACTGCTTCTGAGAGTAGAATAAGAGACGCTGACATGGCAAAAGAAATGATGGAATTTACAAAACATCAAATTATTGTACAATCTGGTATGGCTATGCTTGCACAGGCTAATACTCTGCCACAAAATATTTTGCAATTGCTTAGAGGTTAA
- a CDS encoding 8-oxoguanine deaminase → MTKLFKNISFLYTFDETLGNIENGYILIEDNIIKKVGKNWENIKADEVYDMDGYVVIPGFVNTHHHLFQSLTRGLAPDKKLFDWLVYLYEIWKYIDEEAVYISAVIAMYEMIKTGVTTTTDHLYLYPYGNNKLFDAEIEAALRTGIRFHPTRGSMSLSKKDGGLPPDSVVQKDEEILQESVRVIEKYHNSEKYSMLRIALAPCSPFSVTPELMIETVKLAEKYDVLLHTHLAETKDEEEYCLEKFGKRPVDYMEELGWLNSRVWFAHMVWLNDEDIEKLSKYNVGMAHCPSSNMRLGSGIAPIVKLKDKIRIGIAVDGSASNDTNNMISEIRNALLLQRVRYGADALTVSEVLELGTMGGAKVLRMDDYIGKISPLMAADFIGFKMDKLEFAGGLSDPLNAIVLCDAKQVDLSVINGVIKIKDGEILDEDLELLINKHNSISKKLIEKASK, encoded by the coding sequence GTGACAAAACTATTTAAAAATATATCTTTTCTGTACACATTTGATGAAACCCTGGGAAATATTGAAAATGGATATATTCTCATAGAAGATAATATTATAAAAAAAGTGGGAAAAAATTGGGAAAATATTAAAGCAGATGAAGTGTATGATATGGATGGATATGTGGTGATTCCAGGATTTGTGAATACGCATCATCATTTGTTTCAGTCATTAACTCGGGGACTGGCTCCCGATAAAAAACTTTTTGATTGGCTTGTGTATCTGTACGAAATATGGAAATACATTGATGAAGAAGCTGTATACATAAGTGCAGTAATTGCAATGTATGAGATGATTAAAACAGGAGTTACCACTACAACAGATCATTTATATTTATATCCTTACGGCAACAACAAGCTTTTTGATGCTGAGATTGAAGCGGCGTTACGGACGGGTATAAGGTTTCACCCTACAAGAGGAAGTATGTCTCTCAGTAAAAAAGATGGAGGATTGCCACCAGATAGTGTTGTTCAAAAAGATGAAGAAATTCTTCAGGAAAGTGTAAGAGTTATAGAAAAGTACCACAATTCTGAAAAATATTCAATGTTGAGAATAGCTCTGGCTCCGTGTTCTCCTTTTTCAGTGACTCCTGAGCTTATGATTGAAACGGTAAAACTTGCTGAAAAATATGATGTTTTACTTCATACACATCTTGCTGAAACAAAAGATGAAGAAGAGTATTGCTTAGAAAAGTTTGGAAAAAGGCCGGTTGATTATATGGAAGAACTTGGATGGTTGAATTCAAGAGTATGGTTTGCTCACATGGTCTGGCTTAACGATGAAGATATTGAAAAACTCTCAAAATATAATGTTGGAATGGCACATTGCCCGTCTTCGAACATGCGTTTGGGTTCTGGTATAGCTCCTATTGTAAAGTTAAAAGATAAAATCAGAATAGGAATAGCTGTGGACGGAAGTGCCAGCAATGATACAAATAACATGATTTCAGAAATAAGAAATGCACTTTTATTACAGAGGGTAAGATACGGGGCTGATGCGTTAACCGTATCTGAAGTTCTGGAGCTTGGTACAATGGGCGGAGCAAAGGTTTTACGAATGGATGATTATATAGGAAAGATATCTCCTTTAATGGCAGCAGATTTTATTGGGTTTAAAATGGATAAACTTGAGTTTGCCGGAGGATTAAGTGATCCACTCAACGCAATCGTGTTATGTGATGCAAAACAGGTTGATTTATCAGTTATAAATGGAGTAATAAAAATAAAAGATGGAGAAATTCTTGATGAAGATCTTGAGTTGCTTATAAACAAGCACAATAGTATTTCAAAAAAATTAATAGAAAAAGCGTCAAAGTAG
- a CDS encoding penicillin-binding transpeptidase domain-containing protein: MKNPRLNFILLIIVIVLFGMFIKLISFDIVKAENTYTEKIPALRGNIYDRRGRLLALSYPVYVAYFDVKFFKEYYNPSYENDIEHLENNFNIKMDLNKQFIKLGESIDREFLLKKVPPSLLPFVSLESQEKRKFVGSFGLNNIVGNVRDHQGISGIEKYFNDFLSPKQNGMIKVSYSGFFSLSATISDYSPPVNGNNLNLTIDSDLQALMYAIAEDSLKKYSAESVGIIVMETNTGKLRSIVTTRRWPDFIMGYIEPGSSLKPIFYAAMLDLGVVTPDSTYNCQGYIYPDPDIDIKITDIHAHGLLDLTGAIARSCNVAAILTSKKLVKMYGEEKLYDVLISFGFGAPTGVELPGEISGILRKVENWSKIDWAYIPIGYSIGVTPLQLISAFNAVVNDGIYVSPTLIEGKSVVRRRVVSKKSARIILSTLREVVKSGTGILANVPGVAVYGKTGTAEKKPGSGEYYMIFEGYFKSSEKQYTVLVWIDNPEGYTLAGNVAAPIFAKIVKAIVNQQQRNKRLLVTPGVVPDLKGWNIRQLESLARYFKIKIKSKGYYVISQNPSPGNISEEIEVNLSFSYPEN; encoded by the coding sequence ATGAAGAATCCAAGATTAAATTTTATTCTTCTGATAATAGTCATAGTACTTTTTGGAATGTTCATAAAGTTAATAAGTTTTGACATAGTTAAAGCTGAAAATACGTACACTGAGAAAATACCGGCGCTTAGAGGAAATATTTATGATAGGCGTGGGAGGCTATTAGCGCTGAGTTATCCAGTGTATGTGGCGTATTTTGACGTGAAATTTTTCAAGGAATATTATAACCCGTCTTATGAAAATGACATAGAACATCTGGAAAACAATTTTAATATTAAAATGGATTTAAATAAACAATTTATCAAATTAGGAGAATCCATTGATAGAGAATTTCTCCTCAAGAAAGTTCCTCCTTCCTTGTTACCTTTTGTAAGTCTTGAATCTCAGGAAAAGAGAAAATTTGTGGGAAGTTTTGGATTGAATAATATAGTTGGTAATGTTAGAGATCACCAGGGAATATCAGGCATAGAAAAGTATTTTAATGATTTTCTTTCGCCCAAACAAAATGGAATGATTAAAGTTTCCTATTCTGGTTTTTTTAGTTTAAGTGCTACAATTTCTGATTATAGCCCTCCAGTAAATGGAAACAATTTAAATTTAACAATTGATTCTGATCTCCAGGCATTAATGTATGCCATTGCCGAAGATTCTTTAAAAAAATATTCAGCAGAGAGTGTTGGAATTATTGTCATGGAAACAAATACAGGAAAATTAAGAAGTATTGTTACAACAAGAAGATGGCCAGATTTTATAATGGGATATATTGAGCCAGGTTCATCTTTGAAACCCATTTTTTATGCGGCAATGCTTGATCTTGGTGTAGTTACGCCAGATTCAACCTACAATTGTCAGGGTTACATCTATCCTGATCCAGACATTGATATAAAAATTACTGACATTCACGCGCATGGTTTACTTGACCTAACCGGGGCCATAGCTCGTTCCTGTAATGTAGCTGCAATATTGACTTCGAAAAAACTTGTTAAAATGTATGGAGAAGAAAAATTATACGATGTATTGATATCTTTTGGCTTTGGTGCGCCAACAGGTGTAGAACTTCCTGGAGAAATTTCAGGAATTCTTAGAAAGGTTGAAAACTGGTCTAAAATAGATTGGGCTTATATTCCAATAGGTTATTCCATTGGAGTTACTCCTTTGCAATTGATATCAGCCTTTAATGCAGTGGTTAATGATGGAATTTATGTTTCACCAACGCTTATCGAAGGAAAGAGTGTTGTTCGTCGCAGAGTTGTCAGTAAAAAAAGTGCGCGTATAATCTTATCAACGTTAAGAGAAGTTGTGAAAAGCGGTACAGGAATTCTTGCAAATGTACCTGGAGTAGCGGTTTATGGGAAAACAGGGACAGCAGAAAAGAAACCAGGCTCTGGAGAGTATTATATGATATTTGAGGGATACTTTAAAAGTTCAGAAAAACAATATACAGTGCTTGTGTGGATTGATAATCCAGAAGGTTATACGCTCGCCGGAAATGTTGCTGCTCCGATTTTTGCAAAGATTGTAAAGGCTATTGTAAATCAGCAGCAGAGAAACAAACGATTATTAGTCACACCTGGAGTAGTTCCTGATCTTAAAGGATGGAATATAAGACAGCTGGAAAGTCTGGCAAGATATTTCAAAATCAAAATAAAAAGCAAGGGATATTATGTTATAAGTCAAAATCCATCACCCGGAAATATATCTGAAGAAATTGAGGTGAACTTGTCTTTTTCTTATCCCGAAAATTAA
- the ade gene encoding adenine deaminase, producing the protein MKIKEIVPVALEKEPADLLIKNAKIVNVFTGRIEETNIALYKKRIAGIGDYKTAKDVIDAKGLYVIPGLIDAHIHIESSMLSPIEFAKAILPHGTTTIIADPHEIANVLGTEGLEYIIKATEGIPLNVYIAIPSAVPATELETSGARLGPEDMVSFVDKYPFRIIALGEVMNYPGVLNCDRELIAKIEILRHKYKKIDGHAPGLSKKELNAYIDAFVRSDHECEKIDEALEKVSRGMQIFIREGTAARNLDALLPAVDVFNHQFFSFCTDDRDPLDIEERGHIDGIIREAIKQGLDPILAIRMATINTARYFNLRSMGAIAPGYKADLVFVNSLENFEIEMVIKDTKIVSEKGKIVSEIASVFNNIPSTVGKINVKEIELEDLKVKDRGKKIRVIGLISDSLLTKELIIEPSVKKGEVIPVVQKDLAKIVVFDRHNASGFSIGFVSGLNIKDGAIATTIGHDSHNLGVVGMNDADIYTAMQRVVKNNGGIVIVKNGKVLAEMPLPIAGLMSDKSLDVVTKQLKELKQAIKLLGCTDDVLMNIHFLQLAVIPELKITNKGLVKVSKQEIVDLFV; encoded by the coding sequence ATGAAAATAAAGGAAATAGTGCCAGTTGCTCTGGAAAAAGAACCTGCAGATTTGTTGATCAAAAACGCAAAAATAGTAAATGTGTTTACCGGAAGAATTGAAGAAACAAACATAGCTCTTTACAAAAAAAGAATAGCGGGTATTGGAGATTATAAAACGGCGAAAGATGTTATCGATGCAAAAGGGCTTTATGTTATCCCAGGTTTAATTGACGCGCATATACATATAGAAAGTTCCATGTTATCTCCCATAGAATTTGCCAAGGCTATTTTACCGCACGGGACTACCACAATAATAGCTGATCCCCATGAAATAGCAAATGTTTTAGGAACTGAGGGGTTAGAATACATAATAAAAGCAACTGAAGGGATACCGTTAAACGTTTATATTGCCATACCATCTGCTGTTCCGGCAACCGAGCTTGAAACTTCTGGAGCCAGACTTGGGCCTGAAGATATGGTCAGCTTTGTAGATAAATATCCTTTTAGAATAATAGCTCTTGGTGAGGTAATGAACTATCCTGGAGTGTTGAACTGTGATAGGGAGTTAATTGCGAAAATTGAAATTTTAAGACATAAATACAAAAAAATAGATGGGCATGCTCCAGGTTTGTCAAAAAAGGAATTAAATGCTTATATTGATGCCTTTGTACGTTCAGACCATGAATGTGAAAAAATCGATGAAGCTTTAGAAAAAGTTTCTCGTGGTATGCAAATTTTTATAAGAGAAGGTACTGCTGCAAGGAATTTAGATGCATTGTTACCGGCTGTGGATGTATTTAATCATCAATTTTTTTCCTTTTGCACAGATGATAGAGATCCTTTAGATATCGAAGAAAGAGGGCATATAGATGGTATAATTCGCGAGGCTATAAAACAGGGGCTGGATCCTATTCTGGCAATTCGTATGGCTACAATAAATACCGCTCGTTATTTTAATTTGAGAAGTATGGGAGCAATTGCCCCGGGATATAAAGCAGATTTAGTATTTGTGAACAGTTTAGAGAATTTTGAAATAGAAATGGTAATAAAAGATACAAAAATTGTGTCTGAAAAAGGAAAAATTGTTTCAGAGATTGCAAGTGTTTTTAATAATATTCCATCTACTGTTGGAAAAATTAACGTAAAAGAAATAGAGTTAGAAGACTTGAAAGTCAAGGATAGAGGTAAAAAAATAAGGGTTATAGGTTTGATAAGTGACTCTCTTTTGACAAAAGAGTTGATAATAGAACCTTCAGTTAAAAAAGGAGAGGTAATTCCAGTTGTTCAAAAAGATCTTGCGAAAATAGTTGTCTTTGATCGACATAACGCGTCCGGGTTTAGTATAGGATTTGTGAGCGGTTTAAATATAAAAGATGGTGCAATTGCAACTACAATTGGGCATGATTCACATAACCTTGGTGTTGTTGGTATGAACGATGCTGACATATATACAGCAATGCAAAGAGTTGTTAAAAATAACGGGGGAATAGTAATTGTAAAAAATGGGAAAGTGCTGGCTGAAATGCCGTTGCCAATTGCTGGATTGATGTCAGATAAATCACTTGATGTAGTTACAAAACAGCTGAAAGAACTGAAACAGGCTATAAAGCTTCTTGGATGTACAGATGATGTTCTTATGAATATACATTTTTTACAGCTTGCTGTAATACCGGAGTTGAAAATAACAAATAAAGGATTGGTTAAAGTTTCAAAACAGGAAATAGTGGATCTGTTTGTTTAA
- a CDS encoding PLP-dependent cysteine synthase family protein → MAKKIPVVGPTFEEMLHPWKIDPEIRKRAIEMKKKDPLHPVNLYNITWRDENDEIYYFVMPKELTGVDANIIVLYAKNFPSGSHKVGATYSVLAEKTVSGEVDPLKHTLIWPSTGNYGIGGAWVSSRMNYKSIVILPELMSKERFELIRKYGSEVIATPGCESNVKEIYDKSKELYQKDPEHVRILNQFEEFGNYRFHYYVTGNTMIELVKEKKIGNGRISAIVLGVGSAGTIASGDRVKQEFPETKVVTVEPLQCPTIAMNGYGGHDIQGIGDKHVTWIHNVMNNDAVVLVDDMDSKKMLQVLSDPEGMKFLKEFVPSDAVDFISDKFGISGVANLIGAIKIAKFYNFSSEDNIFIVATDSIERYRSVMEDLTRQFGKLDRAEAKSRTERILLYQEPSWIFEGDKWSRERWHNLKYYTWVEQQGKTVEELDKQRDQAYWRAQQEKVFETNKLIEEYREAHKNELMEMYFSD, encoded by the coding sequence ATGGCAAAGAAAATCCCCGTTGTTGGTCCAACGTTTGAAGAAATGCTACATCCGTGGAAGATTGATCCTGAGATAAGAAAAAGGGCTATTGAAATGAAGAAGAAAGATCCTTTACATCCTGTTAATTTGTATAATATAACGTGGAGAGACGAAAATGATGAGATATACTACTTTGTAATGCCGAAAGAGTTAACCGGGGTTGATGCAAACATAATAGTTTTATATGCTAAAAATTTTCCATCTGGAAGTCATAAAGTTGGTGCTACGTATTCTGTTCTGGCTGAAAAAACTGTTTCAGGTGAAGTTGATCCGCTAAAGCACACGTTGATATGGCCATCTACTGGAAATTATGGGATAGGTGGGGCCTGGGTCTCATCAAGAATGAATTATAAGTCTATAGTGATTCTTCCAGAATTAATGAGTAAAGAACGTTTTGAATTAATAAGGAAATATGGTTCAGAAGTTATAGCCACACCAGGGTGTGAATCTAATGTAAAAGAAATATACGACAAATCCAAAGAACTATATCAAAAGGATCCAGAACATGTAAGAATTTTGAATCAGTTTGAAGAGTTTGGGAATTACAGATTTCATTATTACGTTACAGGTAACACAATGATAGAACTCGTAAAAGAGAAGAAAATAGGCAATGGAAGAATATCGGCTATAGTTTTGGGAGTTGGTTCTGCAGGTACAATAGCAAGTGGCGACAGAGTAAAACAGGAGTTTCCTGAAACAAAAGTTGTAACTGTTGAACCATTACAATGTCCTACAATAGCTATGAATGGGTATGGTGGTCATGACATTCAGGGAATAGGAGACAAACACGTAACATGGATTCATAATGTTATGAACAACGATGCTGTTGTATTGGTAGATGACATGGATTCTAAAAAAATGTTACAGGTACTTAGCGACCCGGAAGGAATGAAATTCCTTAAGGAATTCGTTCCATCAGATGCTGTTGATTTTATCTCTGATAAATTTGGAATATCTGGTGTAGCGAATCTTATAGGGGCTATTAAAATAGCTAAATTCTATAACTTCTCATCAGAGGATAATATATTCATAGTTGCAACTGATAGTATAGAAAGATACAGATCAGTAATGGAGGATTTAACGAGGCAGTTTGGAAAATTAGATAGAGCAGAAGCAAAATCGAGAACAGAGAGAATATTACTTTATCAGGAACCAAGCTGGATATTTGAGGGAGACAAATGGAGTCGAGAAAGATGGCACAATCTTAAATATTACACATGGGTAGAGCAACAGGGAAAAACTGTTGAAGAACTTGACAAACAAAGAGATCAGGCATATTGGAGAGCCCAGCAGGAGAAAGTCTTTGAAACCAACAAGCTAATCGAAGAATACAGAGAAGCACATAAAAATGAATTAATGGAGATGTACTTTTCCGATTGA
- the rsmH gene encoding 16S rRNA (cytosine(1402)-N(4))-methyltransferase RsmH, with protein MRIYNEKHIPVLLEEVLKHLIWKDDGIYVDCTAGEGGHTRAIAERNDKISVLGLDVDSEVLEIAEKRLSHLNNVKLFKASYIELPVVLKTLSINRVSGVLVDLGVSTYQLKGEGRGFSFSKDEPLDMRMNLEQKKTASDVVNNYSEDELSRIIFEFGEEKRFARRIAKSIVSHRPINTTYELVEAIKKALPIGELRRRKRHFATKTFQAIRIEVNSELKNLKTFLNLVPEYLEPQGRIAIISFHSLEDRIVKNHFKEDKRLSSLAGPIVPGREELSVNPRARSAKLRVAERR; from the coding sequence GTGAGAATATATAACGAAAAACACATTCCTGTTCTTTTAGAAGAGGTATTAAAGCATCTTATCTGGAAAGATGACGGGATCTATGTTGATTGTACAGCTGGCGAGGGGGGACATACCAGAGCTATAGCGGAGCGAAATGATAAAATAAGCGTTTTGGGATTAGATGTTGATTCTGAGGTATTGGAGATAGCAGAAAAGAGATTGTCCCACCTGAATAATGTAAAGCTTTTTAAAGCTTCCTACATAGAGTTACCCGTCGTATTAAAAACCCTAAGTATAAATAGGGTAAGTGGTGTTTTGGTGGATTTAGGTGTATCTACCTATCAGCTTAAAGGCGAAGGTAGAGGATTTTCTTTTTCCAAAGACGAACCTCTTGATATGCGAATGAATCTGGAGCAAAAGAAAACCGCTTCTGATGTAGTTAACAATTATTCAGAAGATGAACTATCCAGAATAATATTTGAATTTGGTGAAGAAAAGAGGTTTGCCCGCCGGATTGCGAAATCCATTGTATCACATCGACCAATTAATACAACGTATGAGCTTGTGGAGGCTATAAAAAAAGCTCTTCCTATTGGTGAGCTTCGTCGTAGAAAAAGACATTTTGCAACTAAAACTTTTCAAGCTATAAGAATAGAAGTAAATTCGGAGCTCAAAAATCTTAAAACTTTTCTTAATTTAGTTCCCGAATATCTTGAGCCTCAAGGACGCATTGCAATAATTTCTTTCCACTCCCTGGAAGATCGTATTGTGAAGAATCATTTCAAAGAAGATAAGAGGCTATCAAGTTTAGCTGGTCCAATTGTACCGGGGCGAGAAGAGTTATCTGTGAATCCCAGAGCCAGAAGTGCTAAGTTGCGTGTAGCGGAGCGGAGATAG